Proteins encoded together in one Aminipila butyrica window:
- a CDS encoding DivIVA domain-containing protein, with product MITPLDIQNKEFSKGVRGYKEEEVDSFLDLLTIDLEKLLGEHAALKEEVRHLNGELEKYRGSETAVVETLEAAKALMRDIAVSSEKRAEILLKNAELDAQLITREAKESVERLTEESANLRNRYVTFKTKYKSLLESELERFDALSNEIFGEFGEPASTAGNMATRVHGQKDISGEVRQGGSIFSEIESGVDDLKKTMINLRVGDEAQ from the coding sequence ATGATTACGCCACTGGATATACAGAACAAAGAATTTTCTAAAGGTGTCAGAGGGTATAAAGAAGAGGAAGTGGACAGCTTTCTGGATCTGCTGACTATTGATTTGGAGAAGCTCCTGGGAGAGCATGCCGCTTTGAAAGAGGAGGTCCGTCACCTGAACGGCGAACTGGAAAAGTATAGAGGCTCGGAGACGGCTGTGGTAGAAACCTTAGAAGCCGCCAAGGCTCTTATGCGGGACATTGCAGTAAGTTCGGAAAAGCGGGCAGAAATCCTGTTAAAAAATGCAGAGCTGGATGCCCAGTTGATTACCAGAGAGGCGAAGGAATCTGTGGAGCGGTTAACAGAAGAAAGTGCCAATCTGCGAAACCGTTACGTCACCTTTAAAACCAAGTATAAGAGTCTTTTGGAATCGGAGCTGGAGCGGTTTGATGCGCTCAGCAACGAAATTTTTGGCGAGTTTGGGGAGCCCGCCAGCACTGCTGGCAACATGGCCACCCGTGTTCACGGACAGAAGGACATCTCGGGAGAAGTTCGCCAAGGAGGCAGCATCTTTTCAGAGATTGAATCTGGGGTGGACGATTTAAAAAAGACGATGATAAATTTAAGAGTAGGA
- the rimM gene encoding ribosome maturation factor RimM (Essential for efficient processing of 16S rRNA), producing MEKIKIGQIVNAVALKGEVKVYHYSDSKERFEDLTYIYIEEKKTTIQQVRYMKDLAILKLEGVDDRDGAEALKGRDVYIDEGQLRQLPEGTYYIRDLIGLEVRDQEEAHLGRLKNVIQNRAQDLYEIELENGKVALIPAVAEFLLDINMEQKYIKVRLIEGLLDL from the coding sequence ATGGAAAAAATTAAAATAGGTCAGATTGTCAATGCCGTTGCCTTAAAAGGAGAGGTGAAGGTTTATCACTATTCCGACAGCAAAGAGCGGTTTGAGGACTTGACATATATTTATATAGAAGAAAAGAAAACAACGATTCAGCAAGTGCGTTACATGAAGGATTTAGCGATCCTCAAATTGGAAGGCGTAGACGACCGCGATGGCGCTGAGGCGTTGAAGGGTCGGGACGTGTATATCGATGAGGGACAGCTTCGGCAGCTGCCAGAGGGAACGTATTACATTCGGGACCTGATTGGCTTAGAAGTCCGGGACCAGGAGGAAGCCCATCTCGGACGATTGAAGAATGTGATTCAAAACAGGGCTCAGGACTTGTACGAAATTGAATTGGAAAACGGAAAGGTAGCTTTGATACCAGCAGTAGCAGAGTTTCTTTTAGACATAAATATGGAGCAAAAATATATCAAAGTTAGGCTGATTGAAGGCCTTTTAGACCTATAA
- the trmD gene encoding tRNA (guanosine(37)-N1)-methyltransferase TrmD, whose translation MKINILTLFPEMFEPIIGGSILGRAKKKGILEVNLLNIRDFSQDKHKKADDYPFGGGVGMVMLADPIFRAMEAAGAQGKRAFYMSPRGKVLDHETICQISQEEEIVILCGHYEGVDQRVLDYWNMEEVSIGDYVLTGGELPAMVLIDSVARLIPEVLAGEASAQEESIYSGLLEYPQYTKPREYRDLMVPEVLFNGNHRLIALWKYQKSLELTRDRRPDLFQKYLSSHGDLTKAELKILKEVESAVKRV comes from the coding sequence ATGAAGATAAATATACTGACTCTCTTCCCAGAGATGTTTGAGCCGATCATCGGCGGCAGCATTTTGGGAAGAGCCAAGAAAAAAGGAATATTGGAAGTAAACCTGCTGAACATCCGGGACTTTAGCCAGGACAAGCACAAGAAGGCTGACGACTATCCTTTTGGCGGCGGAGTTGGCATGGTCATGCTGGCCGATCCGATCTTTCGAGCCATGGAGGCGGCAGGGGCTCAGGGAAAGCGGGCTTTTTACATGTCTCCTCGCGGAAAAGTTCTGGACCACGAAACCATCTGCCAAATCTCACAGGAGGAAGAAATCGTCATCCTGTGCGGTCATTATGAAGGGGTGGATCAGCGGGTATTGGATTACTGGAATATGGAAGAGGTCTCCATAGGAGATTATGTGCTGACCGGAGGAGAACTGCCTGCTATGGTGTTGATTGATTCGGTAGCCCGGCTGATACCGGAGGTTTTGGCGGGAGAAGCATCTGCCCAAGAAGAGTCCATTTATTCCGGTCTTTTGGAATACCCTCAATATACCAAGCCCCGGGAGTATCGAGATTTGATGGTGCCGGAAGTACTTTTTAACGGCAATCATAGACTTATCGCGCTCTGGAAGTATCAGAAGTCGCTGGAATTAACCAGGGACCGGCGTCCCGACCTGTTTCAGAAGTATTTGTCCAGTCATGGGGACTTAACGAAAGCGGAACTGAAAATATTAAAGGAAGTTGAAAGTGCAGTGAAAAGGGTGTAA
- a CDS encoding YggT family protein, translating into MKYLLINAVSWFADILIFLLLARAILSWFIAGRYNTVYRIYEVLCNVTEPIVAPCRRLSMRLNTGMLDLSVFFAFFLVSFARTIIIMLLRIVL; encoded by the coding sequence ATGAAATATTTATTGATTAATGCAGTGAGCTGGTTTGCAGACATCCTGATTTTCCTGCTTTTAGCCAGAGCCATTCTCAGCTGGTTCATAGCTGGCCGCTATAACACTGTCTACCGCATCTATGAAGTGCTCTGCAACGTGACGGAACCTATTGTAGCCCCTTGCAGAAGGCTGTCCATGCGGCTGAACACCGGCATGTTAGACTTGTCCGTCTTCTTTGCCTTTTTTCTGGTGTCTTTCGCCAGGACAATAATCATCATGCTGTTGCGGATTGTTCTATAA
- the sppA gene encoding signal peptide peptidase SppA, protein MDEEKKGSEGSVHNGLIDMDNNIAKEPSESPLNAGIGASDSEPAEEEQRSKVFSQPDLAGVRFYSMDGERNQQKKGHMKKGLIIFGIIVAVILVLAFIINWFSSDVSSSSGNVYPTDSYIARLNIEGTIASSGGTDYFGSPVGYQHQWTLDTIDELMDDENNKGLVLFVNSPGGGVYESDELYFKIREYQEHTGRPVYSAMGTMAASGGYYISAPCDKIIANRNCWTGSIGVTLGTMYDFSGLLERYGVKTNTITSGANKAMGSPVDPMTDEQRQILQSLVDDAYDQFVGLVAEGRQMDEQKVRALADGRIYTAKQALSLGLIDAIGTYDEAVADMQDTYDLRDCDVVELDDEEVSLLSSLFGNVELPAIGAKGDVASIVELMNEGNEFPISYMCNVLKK, encoded by the coding sequence ATGGATGAAGAGAAAAAGGGATCAGAAGGGTCCGTCCACAATGGGCTGATAGATATGGATAATAATATCGCTAAAGAACCTTCAGAAAGCCCGCTAAATGCAGGAATCGGGGCTTCAGACTCAGAGCCTGCCGAAGAAGAGCAGAGAAGCAAGGTATTCAGTCAGCCGGATTTGGCTGGGGTGCGGTTTTACTCCATGGATGGAGAGCGGAATCAGCAGAAGAAAGGACATATGAAAAAAGGCCTGATTATATTTGGCATCATCGTGGCTGTTATTCTGGTGCTGGCTTTTATTATCAACTGGTTCAGTTCAGATGTTTCTAGCAGCAGCGGCAACGTGTATCCAACGGATTCTTATATTGCCCGGTTGAATATAGAAGGAACCATCGCTTCCTCTGGCGGCACCGATTACTTTGGCAGCCCGGTAGGTTATCAGCATCAATGGACCTTAGATACCATCGACGAGTTGATGGACGATGAAAACAACAAAGGCTTGGTTCTCTTTGTGAACAGCCCCGGCGGTGGTGTATACGAAAGCGATGAACTATATTTCAAAATTCGAGAATATCAGGAGCATACGGGCAGACCGGTGTATTCCGCTATGGGCACGATGGCAGCCTCTGGTGGTTACTACATTTCCGCTCCTTGTGATAAGATTATCGCCAACCGAAACTGCTGGACCGGCTCCATCGGTGTGACCTTAGGTACGATGTATGACTTTTCTGGTCTGTTGGAGCGATATGGCGTGAAGACCAATACCATCACCTCCGGAGCCAATAAGGCGATGGGTAGCCCGGTAGATCCGATGACGGATGAGCAGAGGCAGATCCTCCAGTCCCTGGTGGACGATGCGTATGACCAGTTCGTTGGACTGGTGGCCGAAGGCCGCCAGATGGATGAGCAAAAAGTTCGGGCGCTGGCCGACGGACGTATTTATACGGCTAAGCAGGCATTGTCTCTAGGACTGATTGATGCAATCGGTACCTATGATGAAGCCGTAGCAGACATGCAGGATACCTACGATCTGAGAGATTGTGATGTAGTGGAGTTAGATGATGAGGAAGTTTCTTTGTTAAGTTCCCTCTTTGGCAACGTGGAGTTGCCTGCCATAGGTGCTAAAGGTGATGTGGCATCCATCGTGGAGCTCATGAACGAGGGCAATGAATTTCCAATCAGCTATATGTGCAATGTATTAAAAAAATAA
- a CDS encoding HlyD family efflux transporter periplasmic adaptor subunit → MTKGKKRGLLLYLIVVIILGVVTQLVPQVTGALTKTEILQYENMQITDDVTCYFVRNETVHLAQTAGTINYYIENGIKVRKNTKILDITPHAASADAETKYGDMITRLGSSDVTLTQMSSAKTGVVSYYVDGYEGYFTPEKMERIKYENVKDVEFKPVNLTRKTTLAGEPLFKICENNYWYMIAWVEPGNIAKYEVGRSVKADLPMGQVKATVEQIVDQGEKWLVIMKTTVFYEDFDKLRSTKATIITQDYSGITVRNSSITTEKGVIGVYIKSKNGDFIFKPVNIITSDGDYSLVSVSNFYDKEGKEVSTVEIYDEILKNPKQDYKSDEKNTKE, encoded by the coding sequence TTGACAAAGGGAAAAAAGCGAGGCCTGCTGCTATACTTGATTGTAGTCATCATATTGGGTGTGGTTACGCAGCTGGTGCCCCAAGTAACCGGGGCTTTGACGAAGACGGAGATTCTTCAATATGAAAACATGCAGATTACCGATGATGTAACCTGCTATTTTGTCAGAAATGAAACGGTGCATCTGGCTCAGACCGCAGGGACTATTAACTATTACATTGAAAACGGTATCAAGGTGCGAAAGAACACTAAGATTTTAGATATTACCCCTCACGCGGCCAGCGCTGATGCGGAAACCAAGTATGGGGATATGATTACTCGGCTGGGCAGCAGCGACGTAACGCTGACTCAGATGAGCAGTGCCAAGACTGGGGTCGTCAGCTATTATGTAGACGGCTACGAGGGCTACTTTACGCCGGAAAAGATGGAACGCATCAAGTATGAAAATGTGAAAGATGTGGAGTTTAAGCCAGTTAATTTGACCCGAAAGACGACTTTGGCCGGAGAGCCTCTCTTTAAAATTTGCGAAAACAATTACTGGTATATGATTGCTTGGGTAGAACCCGGTAACATTGCCAAGTATGAGGTAGGGCGAAGCGTTAAGGCAGATTTGCCTATGGGGCAGGTGAAGGCTACCGTGGAACAGATTGTGGATCAAGGTGAAAAGTGGCTGGTTATTATGAAGACCACGGTCTTTTATGAAGATTTTGACAAGCTGCGGAGCACAAAGGCTACAATCATCACTCAAGATTATTCTGGAATTACAGTACGAAATTCCAGCATCACTACAGAAAAAGGTGTTATAGGCGTTTACATAAAATCAAAGAATGGCGATTTCATCTTTAAACCGGTGAATATTATCACCAGCGATGGCGATTATTCTCTGGTCTCCGTGTCCAATTTCTACGACAAAGAAGGCAAGGAGGTTTCTACGGTGGAGATCTACGATGAAATTTTAAAAAATCCAAAGCAGGACTATAAGTCTGATGAGAAAAATACAAAAGAATGA
- the ffh gene encoding signal recognition particle protein — protein sequence MAFESLSDKLQGVFKKLKGKGVLTEADINDAMREVKLALLEADVNFKVVKDFVAAVKEKSLGSDVLESLTPGQQVIKIVNDELVSLMGGANSKLTYSPRGFTVLLMVGLQGTGKTTTCGKLANYLKKNGKKPMLCACDIYRPAAIDQLEVVGKNVDVPVFTMRECREPEVIAQHALKEAELRGYDVLIVDTAGRLQIDEALMDELVRVKKAIKPHEILLVVDAMTGQDAVNAATGFDETLGIDGVIMTKMDGDARGGAALSVKQVTGKPIKFIGMGEKFDALEPFHPERMASRILGMGDMLSLIEKAQENFDESKADELEQKIKKNQFTLDDFLEQMGQIKKMGGIGKLLDMIPGANTKAMKNVDLEDSQKEFAQMEAIILSMTKAERKDPSLLNASRRKRIAAGSGQPVSKINTLIKRYDEARKMMKQFTNISGGKRKRMFRGF from the coding sequence ATGGCATTTGAAAGTTTATCGGATAAGCTGCAAGGCGTATTTAAAAAATTAAAAGGAAAAGGGGTCCTGACCGAAGCGGATATCAATGACGCCATGCGGGAAGTCAAGCTGGCGCTTCTGGAAGCAGACGTGAACTTCAAGGTGGTCAAGGACTTTGTGGCCGCCGTCAAGGAGAAATCTTTGGGAAGTGATGTTCTCGAAAGCCTGACTCCGGGACAGCAGGTTATTAAAATTGTCAACGACGAGCTCGTTTCCCTCATGGGGGGAGCTAACAGCAAGCTGACTTATTCCCCGAGAGGATTTACGGTCTTGCTGATGGTGGGGTTGCAGGGTACAGGTAAGACGACTACCTGCGGCAAATTGGCCAATTATTTGAAGAAGAACGGTAAGAAGCCGATGCTTTGTGCCTGTGACATATATCGGCCGGCGGCTATCGACCAGCTGGAGGTAGTGGGCAAGAACGTAGATGTGCCGGTGTTCACCATGCGGGAATGCAGAGAGCCGGAGGTCATCGCTCAACATGCCCTTAAAGAGGCAGAGCTGCGGGGTTACGACGTACTGATTGTGGATACGGCGGGTCGGCTGCAAATTGACGAAGCGCTTATGGACGAGCTGGTACGGGTAAAGAAGGCGATTAAGCCTCATGAAATCCTGTTGGTGGTGGATGCCATGACGGGTCAGGATGCGGTCAATGCGGCGACTGGCTTCGATGAAACCCTAGGCATAGACGGCGTGATTATGACCAAGATGGACGGCGATGCCCGAGGTGGTGCAGCCCTGTCGGTCAAGCAAGTCACTGGAAAGCCGATTAAGTTTATCGGTATGGGAGAAAAGTTTGACGCTTTGGAGCCATTCCATCCAGAACGGATGGCCAGTCGAATCTTGGGTATGGGAGACATGCTCAGCCTAATTGAAAAGGCTCAGGAGAATTTTGACGAATCCAAAGCTGACGAGCTGGAGCAAAAGATTAAGAAAAACCAGTTTACGCTGGATGACTTTTTAGAGCAGATGGGCCAAATCAAAAAGATGGGCGGCATTGGTAAGCTGCTGGACATGATACCGGGAGCCAATACGAAGGCCATGAAAAACGTGGATCTGGAAGATAGCCAGAAAGAATTTGCCCAGATGGAGGCTATCATCCTTTCGATGACGAAGGCTGAGAGAAAGGATCCGTCTCTTTTAAACGCCAGCCGGCGCAAACGAATTGCGGCAGGTTCTGGTCAACCCGTGAGTAAGATCAATACGTTGATTAAACGATACGATGAGGCCAGAAAGATGATGAAGCAGTTTACCAACATATCGGGAGGCAAGCGCAAGCGCATGTTCAGAGGTTTTTAA
- the ylxM gene encoding YlxM family DNA-binding protein, translated as MFDKIAEVSLLYDFYGELLTNRQRDAMQLYHEENLSLSEIAQEFSISRQGVHDALKNAEKALYEYEQKLGLVSKFAKTRQAVEQIDSRLDQIIEENSDHQKLIGQLADIKGIIDKLDE; from the coding sequence ATGTTTGATAAAATTGCAGAAGTCAGCTTGTTATATGATTTTTATGGAGAGCTGCTTACGAACAGGCAGCGAGATGCCATGCAGCTTTATCATGAGGAGAACTTGTCCCTTTCAGAGATTGCACAGGAGTTTTCTATCAGCAGGCAAGGCGTACACGATGCCTTGAAAAATGCGGAAAAGGCCCTGTATGAATACGAACAAAAACTGGGACTGGTCAGCAAGTTTGCCAAGACCCGCCAAGCAGTGGAGCAGATTGACAGCAGGCTGGACCAGATTATAGAAGAAAACAGCGACCATCAGAAGCTGATCGGTCAATTAGCGGACATCAAAGGCATCATCGACAAGCTCGATGAATGA
- the rpsP gene encoding 30S ribosomal protein S16 translates to MVKIRLKRMGANKKPFYRIVVADSRAPRDGKFIEEVGTYNPLTDPATVIINEEQVTKWLGNGAQPTETVRALLKKSGIIK, encoded by the coding sequence ATGGTAAAGATCAGATTGAAAAGAATGGGAGCAAACAAGAAGCCTTTTTACAGAATAGTGGTAGCAGATTCCAGAGCACCTAGAGACGGCAAGTTCATCGAAGAAGTTGGTACGTACAATCCACTGACCGATCCGGCTACTGTCATCATCAACGAAGAACAGGTAACAAAGTGGTTGGGTAACGGCGCACAGCCGACTGAGACAGTAAGAGCACTTTTAAAGAAATCAGGAATCATTAAATAA
- a CDS encoding cell division protein SepF, with protein sequence MGIFGMFKDLVGIEDVEDDGPDEEVMTPEPERKAIETRNSFTAPRPEVREPKVVTMTGKPLTANTAPFKMVVIEPKGFDECPKLVDNLKAKKPIIINLEKIETETARKIFDFLSGATYAVNGNVQKIANNIFVFAPENVDILANVEHKGIDLGASPKSPWR encoded by the coding sequence ATGGGAATTTTTGGAATGTTTAAAGATTTGGTGGGCATTGAGGACGTAGAGGACGATGGTCCCGATGAAGAAGTGATGACCCCAGAGCCGGAGCGAAAAGCGATTGAGACGAGAAACTCCTTTACTGCACCGAGACCGGAGGTGCGGGAGCCAAAAGTGGTGACGATGACTGGAAAGCCCCTGACGGCCAATACTGCCCCTTTTAAGATGGTAGTTATCGAACCCAAGGGCTTTGATGAATGCCCTAAGCTGGTGGACAACCTCAAGGCCAAAAAGCCGATTATTATTAACCTGGAAAAAATTGAAACGGAGACCGCCCGTAAGATTTTTGACTTTTTAAGCGGTGCTACATATGCGGTCAATGGAAATGTGCAAAAGATAGCCAACAACATCTTCGTGTTTGCTCCGGAGAATGTGGACATATTGGCCAATGTGGAACATAAGGGTATCGACCTGGGCGCCAGTCCCAAGAGCCCTTGGAGGTAA
- a CDS encoding YggS family pyridoxal phosphate-dependent enzyme yields the protein MFNEENRERIRENIQYINQIKAEAAVKAGRRDEDILLVAVTKTRPPEDLNAAIDAGITDIGENKVQEIMDKYEAVKPVRWHLIGHLQTNKVKYIIDKVAMIHSVDSIKLAEEINRRAEQHNLTMDILIQVNAAEEESKFGITTDETEEMIRYILENCANIRLRGLMCMAPFEEDPEKVGVFFAQVKEQYDRFAKIEHERLDFKYLSMGMSHDFEVAIAEGSNLIRVGTAIFGARNYNKTV from the coding sequence ATGTTCAACGAGGAAAACAGAGAACGAATACGGGAAAATATTCAGTATATCAATCAGATAAAGGCTGAGGCCGCCGTCAAAGCAGGAAGGCGCGACGAGGACATCTTGCTGGTAGCGGTAACCAAGACCCGGCCTCCAGAAGACCTGAATGCTGCTATCGATGCAGGAATTACGGACATCGGCGAGAACAAGGTTCAGGAAATTATGGACAAGTACGAAGCGGTCAAGCCGGTTCGCTGGCATTTGATCGGCCACTTGCAGACTAACAAAGTGAAGTACATTATCGACAAGGTGGCAATGATTCATTCCGTGGATTCCATCAAGCTGGCAGAAGAGATTAATCGCCGGGCAGAACAGCACAACTTGACGATGGATATCCTCATTCAAGTCAATGCGGCAGAAGAGGAAAGCAAATTTGGCATCACCACCGACGAAACGGAGGAGATGATTCGTTATATTCTGGAAAACTGTGCGAACATTCGCCTGCGGGGGCTTATGTGCATGGCTCCTTTTGAGGAAGACCCGGAAAAGGTAGGCGTGTTCTTTGCCCAGGTCAAAGAGCAGTACGACCGGTTTGCCAAGATTGAACATGAACGATTGGACTTTAAATATTTATCAATGGGTATGTCCCACGATTTTGAAGTTGCTATAGCGGAAGGGTCTAACCTGATCCGGGTAGGAACGGCGATTTTCGGGGCTCGCAACTACAATAAGACCGTATAG
- a CDS encoding KH domain-containing protein, with protein sequence MVKLVEVIAKSLVDDPSAVEVKEVENKQTIVIELRVAPNDMGKVIGKQGRIAKALRTVVKAAATKANKKVVVEIIQ encoded by the coding sequence ATGGTAAAACTCGTGGAAGTAATTGCTAAGTCCCTTGTAGATGACCCGAGCGCAGTTGAAGTGAAAGAGGTAGAAAACAAGCAGACTATCGTGATCGAACTTAGAGTTGCACCCAACGATATGGGGAAGGTGATTGGCAAGCAGGGACGAATCGCAAAGGCCCTTCGCACGGTTGTCAAGGCCGCCGCAACAAAAGCAAATAAAAAGGTTGTCGTGGAGATCATCCAGTAG